The nucleotide sequence AGCCATAAATAAGGGACTATAGATTTTAAAATAACGCCAAGCCTCATCAATATTTGGGACCTAAGGTTCAATTTCATAATGGCCCCTCCCATAATCATACTTTCTACCCGATGGGGATGTTTCTCTGCCAAATTTCGAATTAGAATTGTGCCCAGGGAAATTCCAATAAAATGGGATTTTTCAATCTTTTCAAAATTGATCACCTCCAATATATCCTCAGTTATATTATCAAAAGTATACTTATTCTTAAAGGCATCCTTTAGATGTATCTTAGAGTTCCCATGACCCCTTAGATCCAAGAGAAGTACATTAAAATGCTTTTTAAATTCCCTAAGCTGCTTATACCAAATAGTGGAGCTGCCTCCTGCACCATGTACAAAAGTCACCCATTTGTTAGAGGTATTATGGCTATGTATATTATAACTTATCAATATTCATTTTTTATAAATGTAGTGTTAATTCCAATACACTTGAAGCGGATTAAAAAAATCAAAATGTACTTTCCATTATTAAAACAAGGTTAAATAATAGACAAATTACCTGATTATTAGACAAATGCACTTTCAGACATCCCCAATTAAACCATGATTCCAGCTATATTTGTAAGAAAAAAATTATATGGAAAATCAATATTGCAAAGTTGGCTCGGTTACCCCGTTGACCAACGGTTCAAAAGAAATAAGCTTCTTGGAATATCAATACAAAAGTTTCATGGACAAGGCAACAAGTAAAAAACACTCAGATTCAAAACTTGCCGAATTTTTTGAATTGAAAGCTGCAAAAATCCAAAAAATCATTCAAACCCTGGCAAATTAAGAACTTAGCGTTTTTTAAGTTCCAAACTCATTGCCTGCTGTAATTCTTTTGCTTTTTCGGCAGAAGCTTGGGCAAAATTTTCTTTATCCGAGGCATAAATAATTCCCCTGGAGGAGTTTACCAAAAGACCTACATTATCACTCATTCCATATTTGCACACCTCAGATAAACTACCACCTTGTGCCCCTACCCCCGGAACAAGAAGAAAACTATCTGGAATAATATTTCTTATTTCCGTCAAAAAAGTCGCTTTGGTAGCTCCTACAACGTACATTAAATTTTCCGAATTTTCATAGGTCTTGGAAATCTCCAGCACCTGTTTGTACAACTCCTTTCCATCTACCATTTTTGTTTGAAAATCGAACGCCCCCATATTGGAAGTCAATGCCAATAATATGGTATGCTTATCCTTGAAAGCCAAAAATGGCTCCACGGAATCCCTTCCCATATAAGGTGCAATGGTCACAGAATCGAATCCTAAATCCTCAAAAAAGGCCTTGGCATAGCGGGTGGAGGTATTACCAATATCCCCGCGTTTGGCATCTGCAATAGTAAATATTTCAGGATAATTGATATTTAAGTAGTTGATGGTTTTTTCCAAAGCCTGCCATCCTTTTATCCCATAAGCTTCATAAAAGGCGGTATTGGGCTTATAGGCAACACATAAATGGTGTGTAGCATCAATTATAGCCTTGTTAAAAGCAAAAATAGGATCTTCCTCCTGCAATAAATGCTTTGGAACCTTATCCAAGTCCGTATCCAACCCTATACAAAGAAAGGATTCCTTTTTTCGAATTTGTCCAACTAAGAAATCAGTGGTCATAGGAATTAAAATATCTCAGAGGCTTCCTTTAATTTCTCTGTATTCTCGACTAGACTTAATTCGTCTATGATACGTTGAATATCGCCATTAATAATGTTTTGAAGGTCGTAAAGCGTTAATCCGATCCTATGATCGGTTACCCTTCCCTGTGGGTAATTATAGGTTCTAATTTTAGCTGAACGGTCACCACTACTTACCTGGGAATTTCTCTTGGCAGCATCCTCTTCCTGTTTTTTTGCCAATTCCATATCGTACAATCGTGAGCGTAATACCCTAAATGCCTTTTCCTTATTTTTATGCTGTGATTTCTGATCTTGACATTGGGCCACCAAACCTGTTGGAAGGTGGGTTAAACGTACGGCGGAATAGGTGGTGTTTACGGATTGACCTCCTGGTCCCGAGGAACAGAAAAAATCTATCCGCACGTCCTTGGGATCTATCTGCACATCAAAATCCTCTGCCTCGGGAAGCACCATTACAGTTGCGGCACTGGTATGCACCCTTCCTTGGGTTTCGGTCTGTGGAACGCGCTGCACCCGATGCACCCCGGCTTCAAACTTAAGGGTACCATACACATCCTCGCCCGTAACCTCGAACTGAATTTCCTTATAGCCCCCACTTGTACCTTCGCTTAGGTCAATAACATTAGTCTTCCATCCTTTGGACTCGCAATATTTGGTATACATTCTAAAAAGATCGCCTGCAAAAATACTGGCCTCGTCCCCTCCGGTACCTGCCCTTACCTCTACCACTACGTTTTTAGAGTCTTCTGGATCCTTAGGAATCAACATCAATTTAATCTCCTCCTCCAATTTGGGCAATTTTCCCTTGGCCTCCTCCAATTGCATTTTGGCCATATCCACCATTTCAGGATCACTGCCATCGGACAGTATCTCCTCTGCCTCGGATATATTATTGGTCAGCTCCAAATAAAGATCCCTCTTATCCACAAGTTGCTTTAAATCCTTATATTCCTTGTTTAGTGCCACATAACGCTTCTGATCAGCAATAACACCAGGCTGGATAATAAGGTCCGAAACCTCATCAAAACGTTGCTTTACTATGTTTAATTTATCTATCATATACAATCTACACTTGGACTGCGAATTTACGATAATTTTGTACATTTAAGCATATCCTATTCAATAGATGAATTCAATTTTCAATTTCAGAACCTATCAATTGAGTTTTCACTTCGCCAGGCCCTATCTTTGGATATCCTTTCTCATTACCGTTTTTATGCTATTTAGCGGGAGTGTTATTTTTAAGATTTCCCACCTTAATGCCATGATCCTGAGTTCCAAGATATTGTTCTATCTAGGGGTCTTCCTTTTTTATTTTGACATAGCATTGCGAAAACGTTTAACGTTTTATCAAAATTTCGGCTTGTCCAAAACAGTTCTTATCTTAATTTCATTCCTCCTAGACACCCTCATAACCGTATTATTCATTAAGTTCATCCGTTTATTTTGACTTTGGAAATAGACAGTGTTGATTTGGAGTTTGATGGAAGAAAGGTCCTGTACGGAATTTACATTAAGTCGGAACGCGGAAAGGTTACCGGAATCCTTGGAAGAAATGGCTGTGGAAAAACTTCCTTGTTGAGAATTATATTTGGGGATCTACAACCCAAATACAAGAATATCCGCAACAATGGAAAGTGCCTTCCGAGACCCTTGTACTTAACAAGAAAAATAGGTTACCTACCCCAATATGCCCTTTTGCCAAAGCATTTAAGTATTAGCCATGCCTTTGGACTCTTCAATGTTTCATGGGAGCAATTCATTAATCTTTTCCAAAGTTTTAAAGAGTACGACAGGGCGAGAATAAAAGATTTGTCCAGCGGGGAAATTAGGGTTATCGAAGCTTACTTGGTGCTCATGTCCAACAAGGAAATTATACTTCTGGACGAACCGTTTTCATTCATTGCACCAATATATGTGGAGAAATTCATGGCCCTTATCCGCCAGGTAAAGAAAAGGAGTAATATAATCCTGACCGATCATTTTTACAATGATATTTTAGCTGTAAGCGATACGGTCTATCTTCTTAAAAATGGGTGTTCCAAAAAAATAGAGGACAAGAACGAACTCAAGAGGGAAGGATATATTAATTAGGACTCAATTGAATAAAATTCCGCTGCTTTTGTGCATTTTGTTATTACCGTCCACAATAATGGCCTCGGTTCCCTTTAATTGGTTTATGAGTGC is from Arenibacter algicola and encodes:
- the pyrF gene encoding orotidine-5'-phosphate decarboxylase, with the translated sequence MTTDFLVGQIRKKESFLCIGLDTDLDKVPKHLLQEEDPIFAFNKAIIDATHHLCVAYKPNTAFYEAYGIKGWQALEKTINYLNINYPEIFTIADAKRGDIGNTSTRYAKAFFEDLGFDSVTIAPYMGRDSVEPFLAFKDKHTILLALTSNMGAFDFQTKMVDGKELYKQVLEISKTYENSENLMYVVGATKATFLTEIRNIIPDSFLLVPGVGAQGGSLSEVCKYGMSDNVGLLVNSSRGIIYASDKENFAQASAEKAKELQQAMSLELKKR
- a CDS encoding alpha/beta fold hydrolase, whose amino-acid sequence is MISYNIHSHNTSNKWVTFVHGAGGSSTIWYKQLREFKKHFNVLLLDLRGHGNSKIHLKDAFKNKYTFDNITEDILEVINFEKIEKSHFIGISLGTILIRNLAEKHPHRVESMIMGGAIMKLNLRSQILMRLGVILKSIVPYLWLYKFFAFVIMPNKNHKESRLLFVREAKKLYQKEFIRWFKLTSEINPLLRFFRTVDIRIPTLYVMGAEDYLFLPTIQQIVLDHKSAELIVVQNCGHVVNVEQPQFFNDTVIEYLLVK
- the prfA gene encoding peptide chain release factor 1, encoding MIDKLNIVKQRFDEVSDLIIQPGVIADQKRYVALNKEYKDLKQLVDKRDLYLELTNNISEAEEILSDGSDPEMVDMAKMQLEEAKGKLPKLEEEIKLMLIPKDPEDSKNVVVEVRAGTGGDEASIFAGDLFRMYTKYCESKGWKTNVIDLSEGTSGGYKEIQFEVTGEDVYGTLKFEAGVHRVQRVPQTETQGRVHTSAATVMVLPEAEDFDVQIDPKDVRIDFFCSSGPGGQSVNTTYSAVRLTHLPTGLVAQCQDQKSQHKNKEKAFRVLRSRLYDMELAKKQEEDAAKRNSQVSSGDRSAKIRTYNYPQGRVTDHRIGLTLYDLQNIINGDIQRIIDELSLVENTEKLKEASEIF
- a CDS encoding ATP-binding cassette domain-containing protein, with the translated sequence MTLEIDSVDLEFDGRKVLYGIYIKSERGKVTGILGRNGCGKTSLLRIIFGDLQPKYKNIRNNGKCLPRPLYLTRKIGYLPQYALLPKHLSISHAFGLFNVSWEQFINLFQSFKEYDRARIKDLSSGEIRVIEAYLVLMSNKEIILLDEPFSFIAPIYVEKFMALIRQVKKRSNIILTDHFYNDILAVSDTVYLLKNGCSKKIEDKNELKREGYIN